In one Diabrotica virgifera virgifera chromosome 5, PGI_DIABVI_V3a genomic region, the following are encoded:
- the LOC126885194 gene encoding alpha-amylase-like isoform X4 — protein sequence MVRRCSNVGVRIYVDAVFNHMSGTSGTGTGGHSSDIGSLSYPAVPFKSNHFHSRCDVNNYQDATNIRKCWLSGLPDLDQSHDFVRKKIVEYLNHLVDLGVAGFRVDAAKHMWPTDLKAIYSSVKDLTGPGLSGRPFFYQEVIDLGGEAVRKTEYNSFGAVLEFKYGAELGNAFQGHNDLHWLKSWGTEWGLLAGTDAVAFIDNHDNQRGGSPAILTYKSPKPYKMAIAFMLAHPYGTTRIMSSFAFDNFDQGPPIQQPGFNADDTCTNGWVCEHRWRQIYNMVGFRNAVAGTGINNWWSNGKNKIAFGRGDKGFIAFTLEGDIDQNLQTSLPAGTYCDVISGSLKNGTCTGKAVKVDGRGKAAISLSTNEYDGVVAIHVNGKL from the exons ATGGTGCGACGTTGTAGTAACGTAGGAGTCAG AATCTACGTCGATGCTGTTTTCAACCATATGTCGGGGACATCTGGTACTGGTACCGGTGGACACTCAAGTGACATTGGTTCTTTATCCTACCCTGCAGTACCATTTAAATCCAACCACTTCCATTCTCGTTGTGATGTAAACAATTATCAAGACGCGACGAATATTAGAAAGTGTTGGCTCAGTGGATTACCAGATTTAGATCAG AGTCATGATTTTGTCcgtaaaaaaattgttgaatacTTAAACCATTTGGTAGATCTGGGAGTCGCCGGATTTAGAGTAGATGCTGCCAAACATATGTGGCCCACGGATCTGAAAGCTATTTATAGCAGCGTTAAAGACCTGACAGGACCCGGTTTGAGCGGAAGACCTTTCTTCTACCAAGAAGTTATAGATTTAG gaGGAGAGGCCGTAAGGAAAACTGAATACAACAGCTTTGGAGCGGTGCTCGAATTCAAATATGGTGCCGAATTGGGTAATGCCTTCCAAGGCCATAATGATCTCCACTGGCTAAAGAGCTGGGGTACAGAATGGGGTTTATTAGCAGGGACTGATGCAGTTGCATTTATTGATAACCATGACAATCAAAGAGGTGGATCTCCAGCTATTCTTACGTACAAAAGCCCTAAGCCTTATAAAATGGCCATAGCTTTTATGTTGGCCCATCCATATGGTACTACGAGGATAATGTCAAGCTTTGCTTTTGATAACTTTGACCAAG GTCCACCTATCCAACAACCTGGTTTTAACGCTGATGACACGTGTACAAATGGTTGGGTCTGCGAACATAGATGGCGTCAAATCTACAATATGGTCGGCTTCAGAAACGCTGTAGCTGGCACAGGTATCAATAATTGGTGGAGCAACGggaaaaacaaaattgcttttgGAAGAGGAGATAAAGGTTTTATCGCTTTCACTTTAGAAGGCGACATCGATCAAAACCTTCAGACTTCTTTACCGGCTGGTACTTATTGTGATGTTATCTCTGGTAGTTTGAAAAATGGAACTTGTACAGGAAAAGCTGTGAAAGTTGATGGACGTGGCAAGGCCGCTATTTCTTTGTCAACTAATGAATATGATGGTGTTGTGGCTATCCACGTCAAcggaaaattgtaa